The Geoanaerobacter pelophilus genome includes a region encoding these proteins:
- the lpxD gene encoding UDP-3-O-(3-hydroxymyristoyl)glucosamine N-acyltransferase — MNKSLQELADYLDGKVIGDPSVLVSGLASLDDAREGEITFLANPRYAAKVASTKASAVVLPPGADGHGKNVIETANPYLAFAKLLTLFHVRSPKPQGVMPGAFVGANVALGADVTVYPGATVLDGSKLGDRVVIYPGAVVYQGVTIGDDVTIHANTVIRERCIIGNRVIIHSGVVIGSDGFGYAPDGEQWFKIPQVGIVIIEDDVEVGANCTIDRAALEVTRIGKGTKIDNLVQIAHNCQIGENCMIVAQVGIAGSTKIGKHVTFAGQSAVVGHLTIGDNSMIGAKSGVACNLPAGSLVSGIPAYDHRQWLKTSAIVPKLPEMKKTLGTLEKRIADLENLLNSKK, encoded by the coding sequence ATGAACAAGTCCTTACAGGAGCTGGCAGACTATCTTGACGGTAAGGTAATCGGCGATCCTTCCGTATTGGTCAGTGGTCTTGCCTCATTAGATGATGCTCGGGAAGGGGAGATCACCTTTCTCGCCAATCCCAGGTATGCAGCAAAAGTCGCCTCAACCAAGGCCTCTGCCGTGGTTTTACCTCCAGGAGCGGATGGCCATGGCAAAAATGTGATCGAGACGGCAAATCCGTATCTCGCTTTTGCCAAGCTGCTGACCCTGTTCCATGTCAGGTCACCGAAGCCGCAAGGGGTGATGCCTGGGGCATTTGTCGGGGCGAATGTTGCTTTGGGTGCAGATGTGACCGTGTACCCCGGAGCAACGGTTCTGGATGGGTCAAAGCTGGGTGACCGGGTCGTCATTTACCCCGGTGCCGTGGTTTATCAAGGCGTTACTATCGGTGATGATGTCACCATTCATGCCAATACGGTGATTCGCGAGAGATGCATCATCGGCAACAGGGTCATAATCCATAGCGGGGTCGTAATCGGCAGCGATGGTTTTGGCTATGCGCCTGATGGTGAGCAGTGGTTCAAGATCCCCCAGGTCGGGATCGTCATTATAGAGGACGACGTCGAGGTCGGCGCCAATTGCACCATTGATAGGGCGGCACTCGAAGTGACCCGCATTGGTAAAGGCACCAAGATCGACAACCTGGTGCAGATCGCCCATAACTGCCAGATCGGCGAGAATTGCATGATCGTTGCCCAGGTCGGCATAGCAGGCAGTACCAAGATCGGCAAGCATGTGACGTTTGCCGGTCAGTCAGCGGTTGTCGGGCATCTGACCATTGGAGACAATTCGATGATCGGTGCCAAGTCCGGCGTGGCGTGCAATTTACCGGCAGGAAGCCTTGTGAGTGGGATTCCTGCCTATGATCATCGCCAATGGCTGAAGACCTCGGCGATTGTGCCGAAACTGCCGGAGATGAAGAAGACCCTAGGCACTCTGGAGAAGCGGATTGCAGACCTGGAGAATCTCTTGAATAGCAAAAAGTGA
- the fabZ gene encoding 3-hydroxyacyl-ACP dehydratase FabZ has protein sequence MIMDVNQIMKILPHRFPFLLVDRVIEHDPGKRIVALKNVTINEPFFPGHFPGHPVMPGVLIIEAMAQVGGILAYLATSDDPQNKVCYFGAIDEAKFRKPVVPGDQLRIEIDVIACKRGIWVFSGKVFVDGKLATEAKLKATLADKDTK, from the coding sequence ATGATAATGGATGTAAACCAGATTATGAAGATATTACCTCATCGGTTTCCGTTTCTTTTGGTTGACAGGGTAATCGAGCATGACCCGGGTAAACGGATTGTTGCCTTAAAGAACGTTACCATCAATGAGCCGTTTTTCCCCGGACATTTCCCCGGTCACCCGGTCATGCCCGGTGTGCTTATCATTGAGGCCATGGCGCAGGTTGGCGGAATCCTAGCCTATTTGGCGACAAGTGATGATCCTCAGAATAAAGTATGTTATTTCGGTGCAATTGACGAAGCAAAATTTAGAAAACCGGTTGTGCCTGGAGATCAGCTCAGAATAGAGATTGACGTCATTGCCTGTAAACGGGGGATATGGGTGTTTTCCGGCAAGGTGTTTGTTGATGGCAAGCTGGCGACTGAAGCCAAGTTAAAGGCAACTCTAGCAGATAAGGACACGAAATAA
- the lpxA gene encoding acyl-ACP--UDP-N-acetylglucosamine O-acyltransferase, giving the protein MIHPTAIIHPGAQIAPDVEVGPYAVIGEHVKIGRGTKIGAHAVIDGWTTIGEENQIFQMAAIGAAPQDLKYNGEETLVIVGDRNVIREFATIHRGTVNGRKQTVVGSNNMLMAYSHVAHDCILGDGIVMANATALAGHVTVDSFAILGGLVAIHQFVNIGGYVMIGGGTMVGHDIPPFTIAATCDKRDASLRGLNLIGLKRRGFSPEVISDLKKAYRILAFSKLKLPEILAKIKSDVRKSKEVDYFVDFIERSERGICRP; this is encoded by the coding sequence ATGATACATCCAACAGCGATAATCCATCCCGGCGCGCAGATTGCCCCTGATGTAGAGGTTGGCCCGTACGCAGTGATTGGAGAGCATGTAAAGATAGGGCGTGGCACGAAGATCGGCGCACACGCAGTCATTGATGGCTGGACAACAATCGGCGAAGAGAACCAGATCTTCCAGATGGCTGCCATCGGCGCTGCCCCGCAGGATTTGAAATACAATGGCGAGGAAACCCTGGTCATTGTCGGGGACCGCAATGTTATTCGCGAATTTGCCACCATTCACCGCGGCACGGTCAATGGCCGCAAACAGACGGTTGTCGGCAGCAACAATATGCTGATGGCCTATTCCCACGTTGCCCATGACTGTATCCTTGGCGATGGCATTGTCATGGCCAATGCCACAGCCCTTGCCGGGCATGTAACCGTAGACAGTTTTGCCATTCTGGGCGGACTGGTTGCTATTCACCAGTTTGTCAATATTGGCGGTTATGTGATGATTGGCGGCGGCACCATGGTCGGCCACGACATTCCTCCCTTTACCATTGCCGCTACCTGTGACAAACGGGATGCCTCACTGCGCGGGCTGAACCTGATCGGCCTCAAGCGTCGCGGTTTCAGTCCTGAAGTGATTTCCGACTTGAAGAAGGCCTACCGCATCCTGGCCTTCTCCAAGCTGAAACTCCCGGAGATCCTCGCCAAAATCAAGAGCGACGTCAGAAAGTCAAAGGAAGTCGACTATTTTGTCGATTTTATCGAGCGGTCTGAGCGCGGGATCTGCCGGCCATGA
- a CDS encoding Gfo/Idh/MocA family protein, producing the protein MSKIRTAVIGVGYLGKFHADKYAACDGSELVAVVDADQSRLAEVAGLLGVNAVADYRDLAGKVDAVSIVVPTKAHFEVAEYFLSRGVHVLLEKPMTATLEEAVELNRIAAEKGVVLQIGFLERFNPVYKALRNSLKTPRFIEASRIGPFKARGTDVSIILDLMIHDLDIILSLVDSPVREIRATGAPVYSDKVDIANARLEFENGCVANITASRISLKSERRMRIFQNDSYLNVDFQERKIVRLTKGEGEQMPGVPDLAKDEQSFPASDPLRDEVESFIAAVRAGAQPPVTGLDGKRALEAALMIEKAVNF; encoded by the coding sequence ATGAGTAAGATCAGAACTGCAGTCATCGGGGTCGGTTACTTGGGTAAGTTTCATGCCGATAAGTATGCCGCTTGTGACGGCTCAGAACTTGTTGCCGTGGTTGATGCCGATCAGAGCCGTCTCGCTGAGGTTGCCGGCCTGCTGGGCGTCAATGCCGTGGCTGATTACCGGGACCTTGCCGGCAAGGTAGATGCCGTCAGTATTGTGGTCCCGACCAAGGCCCATTTTGAGGTTGCTGAGTATTTCCTTTCCCGCGGTGTTCATGTCCTGCTGGAAAAGCCGATGACTGCCACTCTTGAAGAGGCGGTCGAGCTGAATCGGATTGCTGCTGAAAAAGGGGTTGTCCTGCAGATCGGTTTTCTGGAGCGGTTTAACCCGGTTTATAAAGCCCTGCGCAATAGCCTGAAGACTCCGCGCTTTATCGAAGCGAGCCGGATCGGGCCATTCAAGGCGCGTGGTACTGATGTCAGTATCATCCTCGACCTGATGATCCATGACCTGGACATCATACTTTCCCTGGTTGACTCCCCTGTCCGGGAAATCAGGGCGACCGGCGCCCCGGTATACAGCGACAAGGTTGATATTGCCAATGCCCGGCTTGAATTCGAGAACGGCTGTGTCGCCAACATTACCGCCAGCAGGATCAGCCTGAAGAGCGAGCGCCGGATGCGGATCTTCCAGAACGATTCGTACCTGAACGTCGATTTTCAGGAGCGGAAGATCGTCAGGCTCACGAAAGGGGAAGGGGAGCAGATGCCCGGTGTACCTGACCTGGCAAAGGATGAACAGTCGTTTCCCGCCTCCGATCCGTTGCGGGATGAAGTAGAGTCGTTTATTGCTGCTGTCAGAGCCGGAGCACAGCCTCCGGTGACCGGATTGGACGGCAAGAGGGCGCTTGAAGCGGCACTGATGATTGAAAAGGCGGTTAATTTTTAA
- a CDS encoding DegT/DnrJ/EryC1/StrS family aminotransferase, whose product MIPMVDLKGQYHILKEEIDAGVLAALENTQYILGPNVAAFEKEAAEYLGVKHAIGCASGTDALHLALAAAGIGPGDEVITTPFTFIATAEAIRYVGATPVFVDIDPKSFNIVPSLIEKAITPRTKAVLPVHLFGQPADLKAIAELCKNKGLLLIEDCAQSFGADIDGKMTGSWGLAGCFSFFPSKNLGCYGDGGLVTTNDDKIAEELKVLRNHGSRVRYHHHVIGYNSRLDEIQAVILRVKLKRIEEFTAGRRRVAHLYSSLLAGSALTPPAEDGIGRHVYHQYTTLTDKRDAVMEALTKAQIASAVYYPIPLHKQEVFADEFKSVQLPVSEAVAARCMSLPVFPEMTDDQVRQVVEVIKSV is encoded by the coding sequence ATGATTCCCATGGTTGATCTGAAAGGGCAATACCACATTCTCAAAGAAGAGATCGATGCCGGAGTCCTGGCGGCTCTTGAAAATACCCAGTATATCCTTGGCCCGAATGTGGCGGCTTTTGAAAAAGAAGCAGCCGAGTACTTAGGGGTAAAGCATGCCATCGGTTGCGCCTCAGGCACCGATGCCCTGCACCTGGCGTTGGCCGCAGCCGGTATCGGCCCCGGTGACGAGGTGATCACCACTCCGTTTACTTTTATCGCTACCGCTGAGGCCATCCGCTACGTCGGAGCAACGCCGGTCTTTGTTGATATTGACCCCAAGAGCTTCAACATCGTCCCCAGCCTGATCGAAAAGGCGATAACCCCCCGCACCAAGGCGGTGTTGCCGGTTCATCTCTTCGGCCAGCCTGCTGACCTGAAGGCTATTGCAGAGCTGTGCAAAAACAAGGGGCTGCTTCTGATAGAGGACTGCGCCCAGTCATTCGGGGCCGATATTGACGGCAAAATGACCGGTTCCTGGGGGCTGGCTGGCTGTTTCAGTTTCTTCCCGAGCAAGAATCTCGGTTGCTACGGCGACGGTGGTCTGGTAACCACCAACGACGACAAAATAGCCGAAGAGTTGAAAGTGCTCCGCAACCATGGCAGCAGGGTCCGTTATCACCATCATGTTATCGGTTACAACAGCCGTCTTGACGAAATCCAGGCTGTTATCCTGCGGGTCAAGCTGAAGCGGATTGAGGAGTTCACCGCCGGGCGGAGACGGGTTGCCCATCTGTACAGCTCGCTGCTGGCCGGCTCGGCTTTGACCCCCCCAGCTGAAGACGGCATCGGTCGGCATGTCTATCATCAGTACACGACACTTACCGACAAGCGGGATGCTGTTATGGAGGCGCTGACCAAGGCCCAGATCGCGTCTGCTGTCTACTACCCGATCCCACTTCACAAGCAGGAGGTGTTTGCCGATGAGTTCAAGTCGGTTCAGCTTCCTGTGTCTGAAGCGGTCGCGGCACGCTGCATGTCTCTGCCGGTATTCCCGGAAATGACCGATGACCAGGTGCGTCAGGTGGTAGAGGTTATCAAGTCGGTTTGA
- the lpxB gene encoding lipid-A-disaccharide synthase, with product MIVSGEASGEMYGARLVEEARRINPGLSFFGMGGQRMREAGVDILVDAADMAVVGLIEVIAHFGVIRRAYATLRNILREDPPQLLILIDYPDFNLLLARVAKKAGVKVLYYISPQVWAWRAGRVHKIARLVDHMAVVFPFEVPFYEKAGLAVTFVGHPLVDMVKPAMGKTAACSSCGLDPLRPVVGLFPGSRKGEVKRLFPVILETARLLRERFPDLQFVLPMASSLTMDDLQPQIAASGLAVTVVDGRVHDVIQACDVIVTVSGTVTMEIALLGVPMVIIYKVSPLTYAIGTKLIRVDHIGICNIVSGERVVPELTQHDAVPEKIAAELGKMLIDRDYSESIREKLHRVRSLLGESGASQRVARLAVDMLEQGNPR from the coding sequence ATGATCGTTTCCGGTGAGGCTTCCGGTGAGATGTACGGGGCACGCCTGGTTGAAGAGGCGCGACGGATTAATCCGGGGCTCTCGTTTTTCGGCATGGGCGGTCAGCGGATGCGTGAAGCCGGCGTTGACATCCTGGTGGATGCCGCTGACATGGCCGTGGTTGGGCTGATTGAAGTCATTGCCCACTTTGGCGTTATCAGAAGGGCTTATGCCACGCTGCGCAATATTCTCAGGGAGGATCCGCCACAGCTGCTCATTCTCATCGACTACCCGGATTTCAACCTGCTCCTGGCCAGGGTGGCAAAAAAGGCCGGAGTCAAGGTCCTCTATTACATCAGCCCCCAGGTCTGGGCCTGGCGAGCCGGCAGAGTCCACAAGATTGCCAGGCTCGTCGACCATATGGCGGTTGTCTTTCCGTTTGAGGTCCCTTTCTATGAAAAGGCCGGTCTCGCGGTTACCTTTGTCGGCCATCCGCTGGTCGATATGGTCAAACCGGCCATGGGGAAAACTGCTGCCTGCAGTTCCTGCGGTCTTGATCCTTTGCGCCCGGTAGTGGGGCTGTTCCCCGGCAGCCGCAAAGGTGAGGTTAAAAGGTTGTTCCCGGTGATTCTGGAAACTGCCAGGTTGTTGCGGGAAAGGTTTCCAGATCTCCAGTTTGTCCTCCCCATGGCATCAAGCCTTACCATGGATGATCTGCAGCCGCAGATTGCTGCCAGCGGGTTGGCTGTCACTGTTGTGGACGGCAGGGTCCATGATGTGATCCAGGCGTGCGACGTCATTGTTACGGTTTCCGGGACTGTTACCATGGAGATCGCGCTACTGGGCGTGCCGATGGTGATCATCTACAAGGTTTCACCGCTCACCTACGCTATCGGCACCAAGCTGATCCGGGTCGATCATATCGGCATCTGCAACATTGTCTCGGGAGAGCGGGTGGTCCCGGAACTTACCCAGCACGATGCCGTGCCTGAAAAAATTGCTGCAGAACTAGGAAAGATGCTGATTGATAGAGATTATAGCGAGAGCATCCGTGAGAAACTGCACCGGGTCAGGTCTCTGCTCGGAGAAAGCGGGGCCTCGCAGCGCGTTGCCAGGCTGGCAGTAGATATGCTCGAACAAGGGAATCCCAGATAA
- the msbA gene encoding lipid A export permease/ATP-binding protein MsbA, translating to MNSFRRIVLYSKPYWKRMAIAAIVSTGVGAMDGAFAWLVEPLLKKIFAEKDLLVFTLLPFGIIILFVIRGICRFTNDYLMRTAGQMAVQGVRNEIYQRNMRLSLGFFQRQTTGGLMSRVLNDVNMMQEGVGTIITGLFRDGLSAVSLLGVIFYRNWQLALICFIVLPVTVYPAQKIGKRIKQIAKGGQETMGNIAGILQETFSGIKVIKAFGLEEREIAKFRDRNHEFYYFQRKSIKYEALSTPVTEFITSFGVAAVIWVGGANVMSGRMSAAEFFSFITAMVMMYSPVKKLTNAYNVMQRSIGASERVFEIIDAEPEIVDAPDARPVSRVQGEVEFRDVSFSYQDEEVLKKVSLSAKKGEVVALVGPSGGGKTTLVSLIPRFYDVKSGAILIDGQDIRGVVLADLLKQIALVDQETILFNDTIANNIRYGRTDAADAEVEAAAKAAFAHDFIMEMPEGYLTNIGDRGVRLSGGQRQRLCIARAILKDAPILILDEATSALDTESEQMVQSALENLMANRTTFVIAHRLSTIFRADKIVAIENGEIKESGSHAELLAKDGLYKRLYDMQFQG from the coding sequence ATGAATTCATTCCGTCGTATCGTTTTATACAGCAAACCATACTGGAAGCGCATGGCGATTGCCGCCATTGTTTCGACCGGTGTCGGGGCCATGGACGGCGCCTTTGCCTGGCTGGTGGAGCCGTTGCTCAAGAAGATCTTTGCGGAGAAAGATCTCCTGGTATTCACTCTGTTGCCGTTCGGCATCATTATTCTGTTCGTTATCCGCGGGATATGCCGTTTCACCAATGACTACCTGATGCGTACCGCAGGACAGATGGCGGTGCAGGGGGTCCGTAACGAGATCTACCAGCGGAATATGAGGCTGTCGCTCGGCTTTTTCCAGCGCCAGACCACCGGTGGCCTGATGTCGCGGGTGCTGAACGATGTCAACATGATGCAGGAGGGGGTCGGGACCATTATTACCGGACTCTTCCGCGACGGGTTGTCCGCTGTCTCGCTCCTGGGGGTAATCTTCTACCGCAACTGGCAGTTGGCCTTAATCTGCTTCATTGTTCTGCCGGTCACAGTCTACCCGGCCCAGAAAATTGGCAAGCGGATCAAACAGATTGCCAAGGGGGGCCAGGAGACGATGGGTAATATCGCCGGCATCCTCCAGGAGACCTTCTCTGGGATCAAGGTGATAAAGGCGTTCGGCCTTGAAGAACGGGAGATTGCCAAGTTCAGGGATCGTAACCACGAGTTTTACTATTTTCAACGTAAATCGATAAAATACGAGGCGTTGTCAACCCCGGTGACCGAGTTCATCACCTCGTTCGGGGTGGCTGCCGTGATCTGGGTCGGCGGGGCCAATGTCATGTCCGGCAGGATGAGCGCCGCAGAATTCTTCTCTTTTATCACCGCGATGGTCATGATGTATTCACCGGTGAAAAAACTGACCAATGCCTACAATGTCATGCAACGGTCCATCGGCGCTTCGGAGCGGGTCTTTGAGATTATCGACGCTGAGCCGGAGATTGTCGATGCCCCGGATGCACGGCCGGTATCCCGGGTACAGGGTGAAGTTGAGTTTAGGGACGTCTCCTTCAGTTACCAGGATGAAGAGGTGCTGAAAAAGGTTTCCCTGTCTGCCAAAAAAGGTGAGGTGGTAGCGCTGGTCGGTCCGTCCGGGGGCGGCAAGACTACCCTGGTTTCTCTGATTCCCCGGTTCTACGATGTGAAGTCCGGCGCCATTCTTATTGATGGTCAGGATATCAGGGGCGTTGTCCTGGCTGATCTGCTGAAGCAGATTGCCCTGGTTGACCAGGAGACCATCCTGTTCAACGACACCATTGCCAACAATATTCGCTATGGCAGGACCGATGCAGCCGATGCGGAGGTCGAAGCAGCAGCAAAGGCGGCCTTTGCCCACGACTTTATCATGGAGATGCCGGAAGGGTATCTTACCAACATCGGCGACCGGGGGGTACGTCTCTCAGGTGGCCAGCGGCAGCGGCTGTGCATTGCCAGGGCGATTCTCAAAGACGCCCCGATCCTGATCCTGGATGAGGCCACCAGCGCTCTTGACACCGAGAGTGAGCAGATGGTCCAGAGTGCGCTGGAAAACCTGATGGCCAATCGGACCACCTTTGTCATTGCCCACCGACTTTCCACCATTTTCCGTGCTGACAAGATAGTTGCCATAGAAAACGGGGAGATCAAGGAGAGTGGGAGTCATGCCGAGCTTCTGGCAAAGGATGGTCTGTACAAGCGACTCTATGACATGCAATTCCAGGGATGA
- a CDS encoding lysophospholipid acyltransferase family protein, with protein MKELRRNILNRLSPQIAWLIYILLCFFRLTMRIRVVGLEIMKEFVKSGEGFIGIFWHGRLLMIPFVYPGKRMNVLIGTHRDGQLIADVMKCFGFGLVRGSSSKGGAAALREMKKLLAEGDDIAITPDGPRGPAEVAKIGVAQSARVSGRPVVPVAFSSSHSWRGTSWDKMLIPKPFSKGVFVIGAPLRYCEGEDLEVFRLRIETALKETTAQADCFFTETQQ; from the coding sequence ATGAAAGAGCTAAGGCGTAACATACTCAACCGGCTCAGTCCGCAGATCGCCTGGTTGATCTACATCCTGTTGTGTTTTTTCCGGCTGACCATGCGGATTCGGGTGGTTGGTTTGGAAATCATGAAGGAGTTTGTCAAAAGTGGTGAGGGGTTTATCGGGATTTTCTGGCATGGCAGGCTGTTGATGATCCCGTTTGTCTATCCTGGGAAACGGATGAATGTCCTGATCGGCACCCACCGGGACGGCCAGTTGATCGCCGATGTCATGAAATGTTTCGGTTTTGGCCTGGTCCGAGGCTCCTCCTCAAAGGGGGGGGCGGCTGCCCTGCGAGAGATGAAGAAGCTGCTGGCCGAAGGTGATGATATTGCCATAACCCCGGATGGTCCCCGCGGACCGGCTGAAGTCGCAAAAATAGGGGTTGCGCAATCTGCCAGGGTAAGCGGCAGGCCGGTGGTGCCGGTTGCCTTTTCCTCTTCGCACAGCTGGAGAGGCACGAGCTGGGACAAGATGCTGATTCCCAAACCGTTTTCCAAAGGGGTTTTTGTGATTGGTGCGCCGCTTCGCTATTGTGAAGGCGAAGATCTGGAAGTTTTCCGATTGCGCATTGAGACTGCCCTGAAAGAGACTACGGCGCAAGCTGATTGTTTTTTCACCGAAACCCAGCAATAA
- a CDS encoding 3-deoxy-D-manno-octulosonic acid transferase, with the protein MYLLYNILLLLLLPVIIAWHLYRSVSRGRPAALRERFGFVPAILPPAASRPIWVHAVSVGESVACRPLLKGIKARFTATPLLISNMTETGRQVASGFPEVDLALYFPFDYPFAVRRLLRAVKPSVIVIVETELWPNFLREARLAGIPVVIANGRISDRSFRGYLRAKAFFRPVLANVSRFCMQGEEDARRIIAIGAPADLVLVSRNLKFDITASPVTVGRKEELRDKFSVPGTATVFTAGSTHDGEEGQLIAAYLDLLAAEPKLFMVLVPRHPERAAAVAELLKRHGLSYRLRSELVADSQPLQPGELLLVDTVGELMQFYELSDIVFVGGSLVSKGGHNLLEPASLGVPVLFGPHMANFREIASLVKQYDAGHEVEDAHQLVTAIRQLLNDPVRRNTMGENGIRLLSDNGGATARHMAVIESMIKGEA; encoded by the coding sequence ATGTATTTACTCTACAATATCCTACTGCTACTGCTGTTGCCGGTGATAATCGCCTGGCATCTGTATCGCTCAGTGAGCAGAGGGAGACCTGCCGCGTTGCGGGAGCGGTTTGGCTTTGTCCCGGCCATATTACCTCCCGCCGCTTCCCGTCCTATCTGGGTTCATGCCGTATCAGTAGGGGAATCAGTGGCCTGCCGCCCCTTGCTCAAGGGGATCAAGGCGCGTTTCACCGCTACACCACTGCTGATCTCCAATATGACGGAAACCGGACGGCAGGTTGCTTCAGGTTTTCCGGAAGTGGATCTGGCGCTCTATTTCCCCTTTGATTACCCGTTTGCCGTGCGCCGCCTGCTGAGGGCAGTCAAGCCATCGGTAATCGTGATTGTCGAAACCGAACTATGGCCGAACTTTCTCCGTGAAGCCAGGTTGGCCGGGATCCCGGTGGTTATCGCCAATGGCCGGATCTCCGACCGTTCCTTCCGGGGTTATCTTCGGGCAAAGGCCTTTTTCCGGCCGGTGCTGGCAAATGTCTCCCGTTTCTGCATGCAGGGGGAGGAGGATGCGCGGCGGATCATTGCCATTGGCGCTCCTGCCGACCTGGTACTGGTCTCCAGGAACCTGAAGTTCGACATAACCGCTTCTCCGGTAACGGTTGGCCGCAAGGAAGAGCTCAGGGACAAGTTTTCCGTTCCCGGTACGGCAACGGTTTTCACTGCCGGTAGTACCCATGATGGCGAAGAGGGGCAGCTGATTGCCGCGTATCTCGACCTTCTGGCAGCAGAGCCGAAGCTGTTCATGGTGCTTGTGCCGCGACACCCGGAGCGGGCAGCTGCCGTCGCTGAACTCTTAAAAAGACATGGCCTCAGTTACAGGCTGAGATCAGAGCTTGTTGCTGATTCCCAACCGTTGCAACCGGGAGAGCTGCTGCTGGTTGATACTGTCGGCGAACTGATGCAGTTCTATGAGCTTTCGGATATTGTCTTTGTCGGTGGGAGCCTGGTGTCGAAAGGTGGCCACAACCTGCTGGAACCGGCTTCGCTGGGGGTACCGGTCCTGTTCGGGCCGCACATGGCCAACTTCCGGGAAATTGCCTCGCTGGTGAAACAGTATGATGCCGGTCACGAGGTGGAAGATGCGCACCAGCTGGTCACGGCCATCCGCCAGCTGCTCAACGATCCGGTCAGACGCAACACGATGGGAGAGAACGGCATTCGTCTGCTCAGCGACAATGGCGGCGCCACTGCCCGGCATATGGCGGTGATCGAAAGCATGATCAAGGGTGAGGCGTGA
- the lpxK gene encoding tetraacyldisaccharide 4'-kinase has translation MKGEAYFKDLISGKRHGAGDRLLFTLLQIVALVYAAVMRLRAFGYRVGLLRSRKLPRPVISVGNITVGGTGKTPTVLHLARLLMAQGKRVVVLTRGYGGTLEGETRVVSDGTSLLLSPEEAGDEPCLLASQLPELIVVMGSDRYLAGMLAMERFSPDLFILDDGFQHLRLQRDLNILLLDGRDPFAGSRTLPAGLLREPVSAAGRADLVLFTRCGDVAPEIPPAIQEIPHCTASHALTGWLPLAGGEARPFSELSGRRIIAFAGIADPSGFFDTLEQQGLPLLATLAFPDHTKYGKEELEALGGLKRSKRADCLITTGKDAVKLLPYRGILRDCCVAQLELKINEPGLLLAALEKLL, from the coding sequence GTGAAGGGTGAAGCGTATTTTAAAGATCTGATTTCCGGGAAACGGCACGGGGCCGGCGACCGTTTACTTTTCACGTTGTTGCAGATTGTTGCTTTGGTGTATGCCGCTGTCATGCGACTGCGGGCCTTCGGTTACCGGGTCGGTCTTCTTCGATCGCGCAAGTTGCCGCGACCGGTCATCTCTGTGGGAAACATCACCGTGGGGGGCACCGGCAAGACCCCGACGGTTCTGCATCTCGCCCGGCTGCTAATGGCCCAGGGTAAGCGCGTGGTAGTGCTCACACGAGGTTATGGTGGCACCCTGGAAGGGGAAACCAGGGTGGTCAGCGACGGTACTTCGCTGCTGCTTTCCCCTGAAGAGGCGGGCGACGAGCCGTGCCTTCTGGCTTCACAGCTTCCGGAGTTGATTGTCGTCATGGGGTCTGACCGCTATCTGGCCGGCATGCTGGCAATGGAGCGCTTTTCGCCGGACCTGTTTATCCTTGACGACGGTTTTCAGCACCTGCGGCTGCAGCGCGATCTCAATATCCTCCTGCTGGACGGACGCGATCCCTTTGCCGGTTCCAGGACCCTCCCGGCAGGTCTACTGCGTGAGCCGGTCTCCGCGGCAGGCCGGGCCGATCTCGTGCTATTCACCCGTTGCGGAGATGTGGCTCCGGAGATACCGCCAGCCATTCAGGAGATTCCGCACTGTACCGCTTCCCATGCCTTGACTGGCTGGCTACCGCTTGCCGGTGGAGAAGCGAGACCTTTTTCTGAGTTGAGTGGTCGCAGGATCATTGCCTTTGCCGGTATTGCCGACCCATCCGGTTTCTTTGATACCCTTGAGCAGCAGGGCTTGCCACTGCTTGCCACCCTTGCCTTTCCAGACCACACAAAGTATGGCAAAGAAGAGCTGGAGGCCCTTGGCGGGCTAAAGCGGTCAAAAAGGGCCGACTGCCTGATTACCACTGGTAAAGATGCCGTCAAACTGCTGCCGTATCGTGGCATCCTGAGGGACTGCTGTGTCGCCCAACTGGAACTGAAGATCAACGAACCTGGGCTGCTGCTGGCAGCGCTGGAAAAATTGCTGTAA
- a CDS encoding Trm112 family protein encodes MALSPELISILVCPQCKGKLDMEPNETAFLCSACRLRYPVREGIPVMLVDEAEKI; translated from the coding sequence ATGGCACTATCACCCGAATTGATATCGATTCTTGTATGTCCGCAGTGCAAAGGGAAACTCGACATGGAGCCTAATGAAACGGCCTTTCTCTGTTCTGCCTGCAGACTTCGCTACCCGGTGCGGGAAGGGATACCGGTGATGCTGGTTGATGAGGCCGAGAAAATCTGA